One Manihot esculenta cultivar AM560-2 chromosome 18, M.esculenta_v8, whole genome shotgun sequence genomic window carries:
- the LOC110606231 gene encoding wax ester synthase/diacylglycerol acyltransferase 11, with product MEGLRPIHVTKEDGEDEGQLLSPVSRIFHQPNCSVYIILFLGFKTPINPDGLKPALAHIFLRHPRFLSLLVVDDNGKDMRWVRTEVNLDNHLIIPTFDPSMESPDKYVEDYAANLSTTVINKSIPLWDVHILNLETSEAKSTVIIRVHHSLGDGTSLMALLLSCSRKVSNPEELPTIPTTKTRNPMFNSCRLWQFFLKLWLSMLVCWNTIVDVVMFMATVFFLDDTKTPLKSPEIGIVYTPSRRRFVHTTISLDDVKLVKNAMDATINDVMVGVTQAALSRYLNRKYGDEAKEGKNNLPKNIRLRAAVAVDIRPYSYSHTYQDVIKTNMWGNKIGFILFPFKIALRDDPLDHVREAMLVSKRKKASLEAKFTHFLAKLCSRFFDIRIPSMLSRTTIGFSNLPGPRDEISCLGYKVTFMAPSLYGQACVSILTSSYMK from the exons ATGGAAGGTCTAAGGCCAATTCATGTAACAAAAGAAGACGGCGAGGACGAAGGCCAACTCTTGAGTCCAGTATCTCGTATTTTTCACCAGCCCAACTGCAGCGTCTACATCATTCTCTTCCTGGGGTTTAAGACACCTATCAATCCTGATGGTTTAAAACCTGCCTTGGCTCATATTTTCCTTAGGCATCCTCGCTTCCTTAGTTTGTTG GTTGTGGATGACAACGGTAAGGATATGAGATGGGTTAGAACAGAAGTAAATCTAGACAACCATTTAATAATTCCGACATTTGATCCAAGCATGGAGTCCCCTGATAAGTACGTGGAAGATTATGCTGCTAACCTTAGTACCACTGTAATCAATAAGTCAATACCTTTGTGGGATGTCCATATCCTCAACCTTGAAACCTCTGAAGCTAAATCCACTGTCATTATTCGCGTCCATCATTCTCTCGGTGATGGCACCTCTCTTATGGCTCTTCTACTTTCTTGTTCTCGCAAAGTATCCAATCCTGAGGAACTTCCAACCATCCCAACTACAAAGACAAGAAATCCCATGTTTAACTCTTGTAGGTTATGGCAATTCTTCCTCAAGCTATGGCTTTCAATGTTAGTGTGTTGGAATACCATCGTCGATGTTGTGATGTTTATGGCTACGGTTTTCTTCTTGGACGATACCAAAACACCGCTAAAAAGTCCTGAAATTGGAATTGTATATACTCCTAGTCGTAGGAGATTTGTTCATACGACAATCTCTTTGGACGATGTAAAACTGGTGAAGAATGCTATGGACGCA ACAATCAATGATGTAATGGTGGGAGTGACACAAGCTGCTTTGTCCCGCTATCTCAACAggaaatatg GTGATGAagcaaaagaaggaaaaaacaaTCTTCCCAAAAACATTCGTCTTCGAGCAGCTGTTGCTGTTGACATAAGACCATATTCATACAGCCAT ACATACCAAGATGTAATAAAGACGAATATGTGGGGCAATAAAATAGGGTTTATTCTCTTTCCCTTCAAAATTGCTTTAAGAGATGACCCATTGGATCACGTACGTGAAGCCATGCTTGTCTCTAAGAGGAAGAAAGCTTCTCTCGAAGCTAAATTCACCCATTTCCTGGCCAAGTTATGCTCCAGATTCTTTGACATTAGG ATTCCAAGCATGCTTTCTAGGACAACAATTGGATTCTCAAATTTACCAGGTCCTCGAGATGAAATCTCTTGTCTCGGCTATAAAGTGACTTTCATGGCTCCTAGTCTCTATGGGCAAGCATGTGTGAGTATTCTCACCTCAAGCTACATGAAATGA